A region from the Triticum aestivum cultivar Chinese Spring chromosome 3D, IWGSC CS RefSeq v2.1, whole genome shotgun sequence genome encodes:
- the LOC123074672 gene encoding probable glutathione S-transferase GSTU6: MTGGGGEEGELQLLGAWMSPWVIRVKVALQMKGLSYEYIEEDLQHKSDLLLGSNPVHKKVPVLIHDGRPVCESLVVLEYVDEAWAGAGTPLLPADPHDRAVARFWATYVNDTFFPSWRPLFRATTAEQRAEAYEKVLPQVETLERALTECSKGKAFFGGDAVGIVDLALGSFVVWIRAVDEFGGTSLLDEARVPGLAAWAERFMAVDAVEEVMPEAVRIMEHYKGFLAKLAAPAASS, from the exons atgacaggaggaggaggagaagaaggcgaGCTGCAGCTGCTGGGCGCGTGGATGAGCCCCTGGGTGATCCGCGTGAAGGTGGCGCTGCAGATGAAGGGCCTCAGCTACGAGTACATCGAGGAGGACCTGCAGCACAAGAGCGACCTCTTGCTCGGCTCCAACCCGGTGCACAAGAAGGTCCCCGTCCTCATCCACGACGGCCGGCCGGTGTGCGAGTCGCTCGTCGTCCTCGAGTACGTCGACGAGGCCTGGGCCGGGGCCGGGACGCCGCTCCTCCCCGCCGACCCCCACGACCGCGCCGTCGCCCGCTTCTGGGCCACCTACGTCAACGACACG TTCTTCCCGTCGTGGAGGCCGCTGTTCAGGGCGACGACGGCGGAGCAGAGAGCGGAGGCGTACGAGAAGGTGCTGCCTCAGGTGGAGACGCTGGAGCGGGCGCTCACGGAGTGCTCCAAGGGCAAGGCCTTCTTCGGCGGCGACGCCGTCGGGATCGTCGACCTCGCGCTCGGAAGCTTCGTGGTGTGGATCAGGGCGGTGGACGAGTTCGGCGGCACCAGCCTGCTGGACGAGGCCAGGGTCCCGGGCCTCGCGGCGTGGGCCGAGCGGTTCATGGCCGTGGACGCCGTGGAGGAGGTGATGCCCGAAGCCGTGAGGATCATGGAGCACTACAAGGGGTTTCTCGCGAAACTGGCTGCACCTGCTGCTTCTAGCTAA